One region of Streptomyces subrutilus genomic DNA includes:
- a CDS encoding ABC transporter permease subunit, whose translation MKGVLWLAWRQQRAMITTGLVLLAGVAAWAAYTRSEMTTLIDDYGFVPCKGWNGGCESLGSFLVLDASTGPIRTLGTLGLALPALIGVFWGAPLLGRELESGTLKLALTQGVSGRRWFAARFGLAALFAVLASGIVAALVAWWWAPVSNTLDGLYWYDAYIYNATGPASVACALFGLAAGTAIGLLVRRTLPAMAVTFAAIGTAGLLARALRTGWIAPETRITPGMTPKTPVGSAWSTGEFGYLTSDGREHDINTPVCQTSGEELRQCMAEHGFVARYHKVYPSSDFWTFQWIETALYLGLATVLVALVLYVLRRPAATARAAATTTAARPATATTRTAAGV comes from the coding sequence GTGAAGGGCGTCCTGTGGCTGGCCTGGCGCCAGCAGCGAGCGATGATCACCACCGGCCTCGTGCTGCTCGCGGGAGTCGCGGCCTGGGCCGCGTACACGCGCTCCGAGATGACGACGCTGATCGACGACTACGGCTTCGTCCCCTGCAAGGGCTGGAACGGCGGCTGCGAGAGCCTGGGCAGCTTCCTGGTCCTGGACGCGAGCACCGGCCCCATCAGAACCCTCGGCACCCTCGGCCTCGCCCTCCCCGCCCTCATCGGAGTGTTCTGGGGCGCCCCGCTGTTGGGCCGCGAACTGGAGAGCGGAACCCTCAAGCTGGCGCTCACCCAGGGCGTCAGCGGCCGCCGCTGGTTCGCCGCCCGCTTCGGCCTCGCCGCGCTCTTCGCCGTGCTCGCCTCCGGCATCGTCGCCGCCCTCGTCGCCTGGTGGTGGGCGCCCGTGTCCAACACCCTGGACGGGCTCTACTGGTACGACGCGTACATATACAACGCCACCGGACCCGCCTCCGTGGCCTGCGCCCTGTTCGGCCTCGCCGCCGGCACGGCGATCGGCCTGCTGGTCCGCCGTACCCTGCCCGCCATGGCCGTCACCTTCGCCGCGATCGGCACGGCCGGCCTGCTCGCCCGGGCGCTGCGGACCGGCTGGATCGCTCCGGAGACCCGGATCACCCCGGGCATGACCCCCAAGACGCCCGTCGGCAGCGCCTGGTCCACCGGCGAGTTCGGCTACCTCACGAGCGACGGGCGCGAGCACGACATCAACACCCCCGTCTGCCAGACCTCCGGCGAGGAACTCAGGCAGTGCATGGCGGAGCACGGCTTCGTCGCCCGCTACCACAAGGTCTATCCCAGCAGCGACTTCTGGACCTTCCAGTGGATCGAGACCGCGCTCTACCTCGGCCTCGCCACCGTCCTGGTGGCCCTGGTCCTGTACGTCCTGCGCCGCCCCGCCGCGACGGCCCGCGCCGCCGCGACCACCACCGCCGCGCGGCCCGCGACCGCCACGACCAGAACGGCCGCCGGCGTCTGA
- a CDS encoding ABC transporter ATP-binding protein, with protein MSDPTAALRATRLGRAFRGHSALSDCDLELPAGRVTALVGPNGAGKSTLLQLAAGLLRPTTGRIQVFGHAPGSREARARTAFLAQEKPLHPRFTVADTLRLGRELNRGWDQALAERLVRAAGISLTARVGSLSGGNRTRVALALALGKRAELLLLDEPLADLDPVARHDVTALLMAEAAERGVTILMSSHVLSELEDVCDHVLLLKDGAVRLAGDAQELRAAHTRITGRAHPLEPDGLPHDFDRSTVVHAVTAGRQVTALVRGGSATAAAAGEEDRWISETPTLEDLLLAHLRAPRADRTEAAA; from the coding sequence GTGAGCGACCCCACCGCCGCACTCCGGGCGACACGCCTCGGCAGGGCCTTCCGCGGACACAGCGCCCTGAGCGACTGCGACCTCGAACTTCCCGCCGGACGCGTCACCGCCCTCGTCGGCCCCAACGGCGCCGGCAAGAGCACCCTGCTCCAGCTCGCGGCCGGCCTGCTGCGCCCCACCACCGGGCGGATTCAGGTCTTCGGCCACGCCCCCGGCTCCCGCGAGGCCCGCGCCCGCACGGCCTTCCTGGCCCAGGAGAAGCCGCTCCACCCGCGGTTCACCGTCGCGGACACCCTGCGGCTCGGGCGCGAACTCAACCGCGGCTGGGACCAGGCCCTCGCCGAACGCCTCGTACGAGCCGCGGGCATCTCCCTCACCGCCCGCGTCGGCTCCCTCTCCGGCGGAAACCGGACCCGCGTGGCCCTCGCGCTCGCCCTCGGCAAACGCGCCGAACTCCTCCTCCTGGACGAGCCCCTCGCCGACCTCGACCCCGTCGCCCGGCACGACGTCACGGCCCTGCTGATGGCCGAGGCCGCCGAGCGCGGCGTCACCATCCTCATGTCCTCGCACGTCCTGTCCGAGCTGGAGGACGTCTGCGACCACGTCCTGCTCCTCAAGGACGGCGCCGTACGCCTCGCCGGCGACGCCCAGGAACTCCGAGCCGCGCACACCCGGATCACCGGCCGCGCCCACCCCCTCGAACCCGACGGCCTGCCCCACGACTTCGACCGGAGCACCGTCGTCCACGCCGTCACCGCCGGACGCCAGGTCACCGCCCTCGTCCGCGGCGGCTCCGCCACAGCCGCGGCCGCCGGCGAGGAGGACCGCTGGATCAGCGAAACCCCCACTCTGGAGGACCTGTTGCTCGCCCACCTGCGCGCCCCGCGCGCCGACCGTACGGAGGCCGCCGCGTGA
- a CDS encoding GntR family transcriptional regulator yields MEFRVDRRSGVATYLQLVTQVKQALRLGVLEPGDRLPTAREVVEATAINPNTVLKAYRELEREGLVEPRPGAGTFVRRSLSRPEAAADSPLRLELAAWTARAREAGLDREDITALITATVDASFREDTT; encoded by the coding sequence ATGGAATTCCGGGTCGACCGACGCAGCGGCGTCGCCACCTACCTACAGCTCGTCACCCAGGTCAAACAGGCGCTGCGGCTCGGCGTACTGGAACCCGGCGACCGGCTGCCCACGGCCCGGGAGGTGGTCGAAGCCACCGCGATCAACCCCAACACCGTCCTCAAGGCCTACCGGGAGCTCGAGCGCGAAGGCCTCGTCGAACCACGCCCCGGTGCGGGCACCTTCGTACGGCGCTCCCTCTCCCGCCCCGAGGCGGCGGCCGACTCGCCGCTGCGCCTCGAACTGGCGGCCTGGACCGCCCGGGCGCGCGAGGCGGGCCTGGACCGCGAGGACATCACCGCGCTCATCACGGCCACCGTGGACGCGAGCTTCAGAGAGGACACCACGTGA
- a CDS encoding SCO1431 family membrane protein, whose amino-acid sequence MTAHSAAADAPARTLVRTGGPKEDSSWLEHVLGWTLVVVVAMFVTQVGWL is encoded by the coding sequence ATGACAGCCCACAGCGCCGCAGCCGACGCCCCCGCCCGCACCCTCGTCCGCACCGGCGGACCCAAGGAAGACTCCTCCTGGCTGGAGCACGTCCTCGGCTGGACGCTCGTCGTGGTCGTGGCCATGTTCGTCACCCAGGTCGGCTGGCTGTAA
- a CDS encoding SPW repeat domain-containing protein, which yields MPIIAPWAFASEMDTTRTVVSNVITGAVAPCLGLAMAAMAGRSRGTRI from the coding sequence TTGCCGATCATCGCTCCGTGGGCCTTCGCGAGCGAGATGGACACCACCCGCACCGTCGTCAGCAACGTGATCACCGGAGCCGTCGCCCCGTGCCTCGGCCTCGCGATGGCGGCGATGGCCGGCCGCAGCCGGGGGACCCGGATCTGA
- a CDS encoding peptidase C39 family protein, producing the protein MTAPTPRRAVLVAALAVATAATVSGGSASAAAPPAPRGPGRTVDNRFWFSYAHWLAGTHQGTAAVAGARPGLEIKAPAGRTEYADPHTGRKSVWEYATWTSPVHRSAVPATEAVASWNARTPAGSWIRIELRATYDDGTATPWYVMGRWACGEDDIRRTSVDGQTDGRSTVWTDTLAVDTPAGGPRLTDWQLRLTLYRRPGADRGPTVWLAGAMVSDVPDRFTVPASTPCGRAHELKVPRYSQEVHKGRYPEYDNGGEAWCSPTCSQMVIEFWGHRTAAADTAWVDPRYSDPQVCHAARSTYDAAYKGCGNWSFNAAYAATYPGLAGVVTRLASLADLENLVRAGIPAVTSQSFLAEELTGAGYGTAGHLMTVVGFTAAGDVVVNDPHAPDNPSVRRVYKRREFENVWLRSKRHNAAGKVVSGPGGVCYLYAPALPDPARIAALRAVGVL; encoded by the coding sequence ATGACCGCACCGACACCGCGCAGGGCCGTACTGGTCGCCGCCCTCGCCGTCGCCACCGCCGCCACCGTCTCCGGCGGCAGCGCCTCCGCGGCCGCCCCGCCCGCACCCCGGGGCCCGGGCCGGACCGTCGACAACCGGTTCTGGTTCTCTTACGCCCACTGGCTGGCCGGCACCCACCAGGGCACCGCCGCCGTCGCCGGTGCCCGCCCCGGCCTGGAGATCAAGGCCCCGGCCGGCCGGACCGAGTACGCCGACCCGCACACCGGCAGGAAGAGCGTCTGGGAGTACGCCACCTGGACCTCCCCCGTGCACCGCTCGGCCGTCCCCGCCACGGAGGCCGTCGCCTCCTGGAACGCCCGCACCCCCGCCGGCAGCTGGATCCGGATCGAACTGCGGGCCACCTACGACGACGGCACGGCCACCCCCTGGTACGTCATGGGCCGGTGGGCCTGCGGCGAGGACGACATCCGCCGCACCTCCGTGGACGGCCAGACCGACGGCCGGTCCACCGTCTGGACCGACACCCTGGCCGTCGACACCCCGGCCGGCGGCCCGCGCCTCACCGACTGGCAACTGCGCCTGACCCTGTACCGCAGGCCCGGCGCCGACCGCGGGCCCACCGTGTGGCTGGCCGGCGCCATGGTCTCCGACGTCCCCGACCGGTTCACCGTCCCCGCCTCCACCCCCTGCGGGCGGGCCCACGAACTGAAGGTCCCGCGCTACTCCCAGGAGGTCCACAAGGGGCGCTACCCCGAGTACGACAACGGGGGAGAGGCCTGGTGCAGCCCCACCTGCTCCCAGATGGTCATCGAGTTCTGGGGTCACCGGACCGCCGCCGCCGACACGGCCTGGGTCGACCCGCGCTACTCCGACCCGCAGGTGTGCCACGCGGCCCGCTCCACCTATGACGCCGCCTACAAGGGCTGCGGCAACTGGTCCTTCAACGCCGCCTACGCCGCCACCTACCCCGGGCTCGCCGGCGTCGTCACCCGCCTCGCCTCCCTCGCCGACCTGGAGAACCTGGTCCGGGCCGGAATCCCGGCCGTCACCTCCCAGTCCTTCCTCGCCGAGGAGCTCACCGGCGCCGGCTACGGCACCGCGGGCCACCTGATGACCGTCGTCGGGTTCACGGCCGCCGGGGACGTCGTCGTCAACGACCCGCACGCGCCCGACAACCCTTCCGTACGCCGCGTCTACAAGCGCCGCGAGTTCGAGAACGTCTGGCTGCGGTCCAAGCGCCACAACGCGGCCGGGAAGGTGGTCTCCGGACCCGGAGGCGTCTGCTACCTCTACGCCCCGGCCCTGCCGGACCCGGCCCGGATCGCGGCCCTGCGGGCGGTCGGAGTCCTGTGA
- a CDS encoding uridine kinase family protein — MEPHLSLESLARELRALPPSLGPVRLVGIDGHAGSGKSTFAGRLAEAAGGAPVLHLDEVATHAELFGWQERLRAQVLEPLGAGRPAHWTPYNWVERCFGPERVLEAAPVVLVEGVGAGRRALRPHLARLLWMETPREQSWGRGRNRDGRELSDFWDGWERAELAHFSDDPSRPFADTLVRQSGTGYEWSSGTGATARTPASLTEGDGLPRA; from the coding sequence GTGGAGCCACACCTGTCACTCGAGTCCCTCGCGCGCGAGCTCCGCGCGCTTCCCCCGTCCCTCGGCCCGGTCCGGCTCGTCGGGATCGACGGGCACGCCGGCTCCGGGAAGAGCACCTTCGCCGGGCGGCTCGCGGAAGCGGCGGGCGGGGCTCCGGTGCTGCACCTGGACGAGGTGGCCACCCACGCGGAGCTGTTCGGCTGGCAGGAGCGGCTGCGGGCGCAGGTGCTGGAGCCGCTGGGTGCCGGCCGGCCCGCGCACTGGACCCCGTACAACTGGGTGGAGCGGTGCTTCGGGCCGGAGCGGGTGCTGGAGGCGGCGCCGGTGGTCCTGGTCGAGGGGGTGGGAGCCGGACGGCGGGCCCTGCGCCCGCATCTGGCGCGGCTGCTGTGGATGGAGACGCCGCGCGAGCAGTCCTGGGGGCGGGGGCGAAACCGGGACGGGCGTGAACTTTCCGATTTCTGGGACGGATGGGAGCGCGCGGAGCTCGCGCACTTCTCCGACGACCCTTCGCGCCCCTTCGCGGACACCCTGGTACGCCAGAGCGGTACGGGATACGAGTGGTCTTCCGGGACGGGTGCGACCGCCCGAACACCCGCTTCCCTCACCGAGGGTGACGGACTCCCCCGGGCCTGA
- a CDS encoding AAA family ATPase, with protein sequence MDFGTPGSTHAPAELAWLRGVDACTVGAYPQAEEEFRAAVRLDPTMADAWLGLHALRVDTTDALLRMYAHRDRFGEQRARHRRTLNSWYWLGWWVQPVLESRRDLLLAHASHWLDGRHVPELDQALAALPPVDADPQVRFLHACRAYLVKDWEQLVRHTEPLVDDPLLGIEAGLFGGMARVRLEMYGQAEPLLSAALMRCRSEQPQRKELRYWLARAHEGTGRSAAALPLYRAVHRVDPAFMDTAARLTAIEDGDDTDGMAGMAGYSGFGSCGRHGPPPAGGDLAAVALSGSGPVQDIAADGQAEPDPLGAATPPAGRVEGVRRKVAVPPQGAPVGLPAGPADPEALAEALAELERMVGLEPVKRQVKALSAQLHMARLRAGQGLPVQPPKRHFVFSGPSGTGKTTVARILGRVFYALGLLGGDHLVEAQRADLVGEFLGQTAVKANELIDSAIGGVLFVDEAYSLSNSGYSKGDAYGDEALQVLLKRAEDNRDHLVVILAGYPAGMDRLLSANPGLSSRFTSRVDFPSYRPLELTAIGGVLADANGDRWDEEALEELRSISGHVVEQGWIDELGNGRFLRTLYEKSCAYRDLRLAGFAGDPSRDDLATLRLPDLMQAYGEVLSGRGPQERPEPPPL encoded by the coding sequence ATGGATTTCGGCACGCCGGGCAGCACGCACGCCCCGGCCGAACTCGCCTGGCTGCGCGGGGTCGACGCCTGCACCGTGGGCGCCTATCCGCAGGCCGAGGAGGAGTTCCGGGCGGCCGTACGACTCGATCCCACGATGGCCGACGCCTGGCTGGGTCTGCACGCGCTGCGGGTCGACACCACCGACGCGTTATTGCGCATGTACGCGCACCGGGACCGCTTCGGGGAGCAACGGGCCCGGCACCGGCGGACCCTGAACTCCTGGTACTGGCTGGGCTGGTGGGTGCAGCCGGTGCTGGAGAGCCGCCGGGACCTGCTGCTGGCCCACGCCTCGCACTGGCTGGACGGCCGCCACGTCCCCGAGCTGGACCAGGCGCTGGCCGCCCTGCCGCCGGTGGACGCCGATCCGCAGGTACGGTTCCTGCACGCCTGCCGGGCCTACCTGGTCAAGGACTGGGAGCAGCTGGTCCGGCACACCGAGCCGCTGGTGGACGATCCGCTGCTGGGCATCGAGGCGGGTCTGTTCGGCGGGATGGCCCGGGTCCGGCTGGAGATGTACGGGCAGGCGGAGCCGCTGCTGTCGGCGGCGCTGATGCGCTGCCGCAGCGAGCAGCCGCAGCGCAAGGAGCTGCGGTACTGGCTGGCGCGGGCCCATGAGGGGACCGGGCGCAGCGCGGCGGCGCTGCCGCTGTACCGGGCGGTGCACCGGGTGGACCCGGCGTTCATGGACACCGCGGCCCGGCTGACGGCCATCGAGGACGGCGACGACACCGACGGCATGGCCGGGATGGCCGGGTACTCCGGGTTCGGGAGCTGCGGCCGGCACGGTCCGCCGCCGGCGGGCGGGGACCTCGCGGCGGTCGCGCTGAGCGGGAGCGGGCCCGTCCAGGACATCGCCGCGGACGGCCAGGCGGAGCCCGATCCGCTGGGTGCGGCGACGCCCCCCGCGGGCCGGGTGGAGGGGGTGCGGCGCAAGGTGGCGGTGCCGCCGCAGGGCGCCCCCGTCGGGCTGCCGGCCGGTCCGGCCGACCCGGAGGCGCTCGCCGAGGCGCTGGCCGAGCTGGAGCGGATGGTGGGGCTGGAGCCGGTCAAACGGCAGGTGAAGGCGCTGTCCGCGCAGCTGCACATGGCACGGCTGCGGGCCGGTCAGGGGCTGCCGGTGCAGCCGCCGAAGCGGCACTTCGTCTTCTCCGGGCCGTCGGGTACGGGCAAGACGACGGTGGCCCGGATCCTGGGGCGGGTGTTCTACGCGCTGGGGCTGCTGGGCGGCGATCATCTGGTGGAGGCGCAACGGGCGGACCTGGTGGGCGAGTTCCTCGGGCAGACCGCGGTGAAGGCGAACGAGCTGATCGATTCGGCGATCGGCGGGGTGCTGTTCGTGGACGAGGCGTACTCGCTGTCCAACTCGGGTTACAGCAAGGGCGACGCGTACGGGGACGAGGCCCTGCAGGTGCTGCTGAAGCGGGCCGAGGACAACCGGGACCACCTGGTGGTGATCCTGGCGGGCTATCCGGCCGGGATGGACCGGCTGCTGTCCGCCAATCCGGGGCTGTCCTCGCGGTTCACCTCCCGGGTGGACTTCCCCAGCTACCGGCCGCTGGAGCTGACCGCGATCGGCGGGGTGCTGGCGGACGCGAACGGGGACCGGTGGGACGAGGAGGCGCTGGAGGAGCTGCGCAGCATCAGCGGGCACGTGGTCGAGCAGGGGTGGATCGACGAGCTCGGGAACGGCCGGTTCCTGCGGACGCTGTACGAGAAGAGCTGCGCGTACCGGGACCTGCGGCTGGCCGGGTTCGCGGGGGATCCGTCCCGTGACGACCTCGCGACGCTGCGGCTGCCGGACCTGATGCAGGCGTACGGGGAGGTCCTGTCCGGCCGCGGCCCGCAGGAACGGCCGGAGCCGCCGCCGCTGTGA
- a CDS encoding hemolysin family protein, giving the protein MNVLQLLFALLLVLANGFFVGAEFALVSVRRSQIEPLAASSKRARQVLHGLENLPRMMAAAQFGITVCSLTLGAVAEPTVARLLEPVFHAVHVPQGLIHPLGYAFALAAVVFLHLVIGEMVPKNLAMAAPEKTALWFSPGLVAFARLCGPVTAALGTCATLVLRLFKVEPKDEVEAVYTRAQLGRLVEDSRQAGLLEPGEQERLEDALELGSRQVTDVLLPPGRLVTVGPSVTPRQIEQLTVRTGYSRFPVRSAGGAFMGYLHVKDVLDLEERERAVPQRVWRRMPTLSATLPLDDALSVMRRDATHLAQVADPAGRVLGLVAMEDVLEMLVGEVRDPAHRAYVRGA; this is encoded by the coding sequence ATGAACGTCCTCCAACTCCTCTTCGCCCTCCTCCTCGTCCTCGCCAACGGCTTCTTCGTCGGCGCCGAGTTCGCCCTCGTCTCCGTGCGCCGCAGCCAGATCGAGCCGCTCGCGGCGAGCTCCAAGCGGGCCCGCCAGGTGCTCCACGGCCTGGAGAACCTGCCCCGCATGATGGCCGCCGCCCAGTTCGGCATCACCGTCTGCTCGCTCACCCTCGGCGCGGTCGCCGAACCCACCGTGGCCCGGCTGCTGGAGCCCGTCTTCCACGCCGTCCACGTACCGCAAGGCCTGATCCACCCCCTCGGCTACGCCTTCGCGCTCGCCGCCGTGGTCTTCCTGCACCTGGTCATCGGCGAGATGGTCCCCAAGAACCTCGCCATGGCAGCCCCCGAGAAGACCGCCCTGTGGTTCAGCCCCGGCCTGGTCGCCTTCGCCCGGCTGTGCGGCCCGGTCACCGCCGCGCTGGGCACCTGCGCCACGCTGGTCCTGCGGCTGTTCAAGGTCGAGCCGAAGGACGAGGTCGAGGCCGTCTACACCCGTGCCCAACTGGGCCGTCTGGTCGAGGACTCCCGGCAGGCGGGCCTCCTCGAACCCGGCGAGCAGGAACGCCTGGAGGACGCCCTCGAACTGGGCAGCCGCCAGGTCACCGACGTGCTCCTGCCGCCGGGCCGCCTGGTCACGGTCGGCCCGTCCGTGACCCCCCGGCAGATCGAGCAGCTGACGGTCCGCACCGGCTATTCCCGCTTCCCCGTCCGCTCCGCCGGCGGCGCCTTCATGGGCTACCTGCACGTGAAGGACGTCCTGGACCTGGAGGAGCGGGAGCGGGCCGTGCCGCAGCGCGTGTGGCGCCGGATGCCGACCCTGTCGGCCACCCTCCCGCTCGACGACGCCCTCAGCGTCATGCGCCGCGACGCCACCCATCTGGCGCAGGTCGCCGATCCGGCGGGCCGGGTACTCGGCCTGGTCGCGATGGAGGACGTCCTGGAAATGCTGGTCGGCGAAGTCCGCGACCCCGCGCACCGCGCGTACGTGCGGGGCGCGTAG
- a CDS encoding hemolysin family protein, which produces MTIPLLLLGAAFVLILANGFFVAAEFGLVTVEKPEAERAAAEGDRRARTVVEALRELSFQLSGTQLGITITSLVVGMLAEPALAALLAGPLVATGLSGGAASGVAVVIGMLLASAVQMVVGELVPKNWAVSRPLQVARFVAGPQNAFSRVFRPVIAGLNAVANRLVRALGVEPTEEMASARTPGELVSLVRHSAQAGALEQDTADLFVRTLSLGGLTAQHVMTPRVKVSALMHTATAADVLNLTRATGLSRFPVYRDRIDEITGVVHLKDALAVPEPERARTAVGRISVAPLLVPGSLPVQPLLERLRSEQPMAVVVDEYGGTAGVVTLEDIVEELVGEVRDEHDLAEDARPELAAVAAEDGRPSWEADGSCRVQTLRRIGLEVPEGPYETVAGLVADLLGRIPAPGDRAELPGWRLSVRQVGRNRAERVRLVRLAAVPAAGSYPAAPLPVRAAAGGHAGHADPGHGGHAHPRDPAPQPAQLEGAAR; this is translated from the coding sequence ATGACCATCCCGCTACTCCTGCTCGGCGCTGCTTTCGTCCTGATCCTCGCCAACGGTTTCTTCGTGGCAGCCGAATTCGGGCTCGTCACCGTGGAGAAGCCCGAGGCCGAGCGCGCCGCCGCCGAGGGTGACCGCCGTGCCCGCACGGTGGTCGAGGCCCTGCGGGAGCTGTCCTTCCAGCTCTCCGGCACCCAGCTCGGCATCACCATCACCTCCCTCGTGGTCGGCATGCTCGCCGAACCCGCCCTGGCCGCGCTGCTGGCCGGGCCGCTCGTCGCGACCGGCCTCTCCGGGGGAGCCGCCTCCGGCGTCGCCGTGGTCATCGGCATGCTGCTCGCCTCCGCCGTCCAGATGGTCGTCGGCGAGCTCGTCCCGAAGAACTGGGCGGTCTCGCGGCCGCTCCAGGTCGCCCGCTTCGTCGCCGGCCCCCAGAACGCCTTCTCCCGCGTCTTCCGGCCGGTCATCGCCGGCCTCAACGCCGTCGCCAACCGCCTGGTACGGGCGCTCGGCGTGGAGCCGACCGAGGAGATGGCCTCCGCCCGCACCCCCGGCGAACTGGTCTCCCTGGTCCGCCATTCGGCCCAGGCCGGCGCCCTCGAACAGGACACCGCCGACCTCTTCGTACGGACCCTCTCGCTGGGCGGGCTCACGGCCCAGCACGTCATGACCCCCCGCGTGAAGGTCAGCGCCCTGATGCACACGGCCACCGCGGCCGACGTGCTCAACCTGACCCGCGCCACGGGCCTGTCCCGCTTCCCGGTCTACCGCGACCGCATCGACGAGATCACCGGTGTGGTCCACCTCAAGGACGCCCTCGCCGTGCCCGAGCCGGAGCGCGCCCGCACCGCCGTGGGCCGGATCAGCGTCGCCCCGCTGCTGGTGCCCGGCTCCCTGCCGGTGCAGCCGCTGCTGGAGCGGCTGCGCAGCGAACAGCCGATGGCCGTGGTCGTCGACGAGTACGGCGGCACCGCCGGCGTGGTCACCCTCGAGGACATCGTGGAGGAACTCGTCGGAGAGGTCCGCGACGAGCACGACCTCGCGGAGGACGCCCGGCCCGAGCTGGCCGCCGTCGCCGCCGAGGACGGCCGCCCCTCCTGGGAGGCCGACGGCAGCTGCCGGGTGCAGACCCTGCGCCGCATAGGCCTGGAGGTGCCCGAAGGCCCGTACGAGACCGTCGCCGGCCTCGTCGCGGACCTCCTCGGCCGGATCCCCGCCCCCGGGGACCGCGCGGAGCTCCCCGGCTGGCGGCTGTCCGTGCGCCAGGTCGGCCGCAACCGCGCCGAGCGGGTCCGGCTGGTCCGGCTCGCGGCGGTTCCCGCGGCGGGCTCCTACCCGGCGGCTCCGCTGCCCGTCCGCGCCGCCGCCGGCGGCCACGCGGGGCACGCCGACCCCGGCCACGGCGGGCACGCCCACCCCCGCGACCCGGCCCCGCAGCCGGCCCAGCTGGAGGGCGCTGCCCGATGA
- a CDS encoding PH domain-containing protein has product MTEPAAQPAPPALPVTFRPTRTRAVLLSVGLAMFATITAVAFLLETLSAGERISFVFTAVLLTSVLVLLSRPKVVADEDGVTVVNLTSTRRLEWAQILRVNLRPGDPWVFLDLSDGTSLPALGIQPGVARAQAVGDARALRALAEARGTGATDH; this is encoded by the coding sequence ATGACCGAGCCCGCCGCCCAGCCCGCACCGCCCGCCCTGCCGGTCACCTTCCGGCCGACCCGCACCCGGGCCGTCCTGCTGAGCGTCGGGCTCGCCATGTTCGCCACCATCACGGCGGTCGCCTTCCTGCTGGAGACCCTCAGCGCGGGGGAGCGGATCAGCTTCGTCTTCACCGCGGTCCTGCTGACCTCCGTCCTCGTCCTGCTCAGCCGCCCCAAGGTGGTCGCGGACGAGGACGGGGTCACCGTCGTCAACCTCACCAGCACCCGCCGCCTGGAGTGGGCGCAGATCCTGCGCGTCAACCTCCGCCCGGGCGACCCCTGGGTCTTCCTCGACCTCAGCGACGGCACCAGCCTGCCCGCCCTCGGCATCCAGCCCGGCGTCGCCCGCGCCCAGGCGGTCGGCGACGCCCGCGCCCTGCGCGCCCTCGCCGAAGCCAGGGGCACCGGCGCAACCGACCACTGA
- the hisG gene encoding ATP phosphoribosyltransferase, with product MLRIAVPNKGSLSGPASAMLHEAGYRMRKESKELVVVDPENEVEFFYLRPKDIAIYVSSGRLDIGITGRDLLLDSGASAEEILALNFGRSTFRYATLPGTAKGPEDFHGMTIATSYEGIVAKHLAEKGIDASVVHLDGAVETAIQLGVAQIIADVVETGTSLRNAGLEVIGEPILTSEAVVVRGSQTDPDDPRAQQFLRRLQGVLVARSYVMMDYDCRAEHLERAVALTPGLESPTVSPLHNEGWVAVRAMVPAKEAQRIMDDLYELGARAILTTSIHACRL from the coding sequence ATGCTGCGCATCGCCGTCCCCAACAAGGGTTCACTCTCCGGACCGGCGTCGGCGATGCTCCATGAGGCCGGCTACCGGATGCGCAAGGAGTCCAAGGAGCTCGTGGTCGTCGACCCCGAGAACGAGGTGGAGTTCTTCTACCTCCGCCCCAAGGACATCGCGATCTACGTCTCCTCGGGCCGCCTCGACATCGGCATCACCGGCCGCGACCTGCTGCTCGACTCGGGCGCCAGCGCCGAGGAGATCCTGGCGCTGAACTTCGGCCGGTCCACCTTCCGCTACGCCACCCTCCCCGGCACCGCGAAGGGCCCCGAGGACTTCCACGGGATGACCATCGCCACCTCGTACGAGGGAATCGTGGCCAAGCACCTCGCCGAGAAGGGCATCGACGCCTCCGTCGTGCACCTCGACGGCGCGGTCGAGACCGCCATCCAGCTCGGCGTCGCCCAGATCATCGCGGACGTCGTCGAGACCGGCACCAGCCTGCGCAACGCCGGCCTCGAGGTCATCGGCGAGCCGATCCTCACCTCCGAGGCCGTCGTCGTCCGCGGCAGCCAGACCGACCCCGACGACCCGCGCGCCCAGCAGTTCCTGCGCCGCCTCCAGGGCGTCCTGGTGGCCCGCAGCTACGTGATGATGGACTACGACTGCCGCGCCGAGCACCTGGAGCGCGCCGTCGCCCTGACCCCGGGCCTGGAGTCGCCGACCGTCTCCCCGCTGCACAACGAGGGCTGGGTCGCCGTCCGTGCCATGGTCCCCGCCAAGGAGGCCCAGCGGATCATGGACGACCTGTACGAACTCGGCGCGCGCGCGATCCTCACCACCTCGATCCACGCCTGCCGCCTCTGA